The Vibrio aerogenes nucleotide sequence GCCCGGACATTGCTGATGCATTCTTATATTTTTGATTTTGAATGCATTTCCTTTGGGCTGACTGTTAATTTTTTCGCAGTAAATGATTGATTGTTTACCGTGAATTTTATGTGGTTATTTTAACAATCCACTCAGATGAAAATATTGATTTTGAAGCAAATGTAACTATTTATAGCTTTTGTAACTTTTTAAACTGTTAATAGAGACCGGGATCAACACGCCCTGGTAATGACAGCATCGATAAAAGCAGAGCCTGATCACAATGGACTATGGGAATCGTGGATGACCGGTACCAGCTCTGTGTGATGATTTCTCAGCGAATAGCGATGTTCACTGATTCATACTTTGCCCAGAAACCAGTCAGTGTCTGCTGAATATTTCGCTTGAGAACGACAGGGAATAAAAACAGGCAGGAAATATTAGCTTTGGAAGATTGGCTTAACGAAATAAAAGATATTCGGCTTGGCCGGGAATATAAAATTATCAGGAACAGTTTGATGATTATAACCGGAGAATAGCACCTGTACTGATTTAGATGACAGGCATATAAAATGAATCGTTCAATCATTAATAGGTTGGCGTAGTTAACTGGTATTCATAACGACAAGTTGAATTATATATTCAAATTTATTTGATAATTTGTTTTATTTTTTTAATGAGTTGGCTATTTGATCCATTGTGAATAAAAAAAGCCACAACATGTGTGGCTTTTTTTATTTGTTTTTGACGTAGTCTTTTATTTTAAAATTGACAGAATCACCGTTGCCAGAATAAGCATAAACGCACCACCGATTCTTGAGGAGATCTGTGCAAAGGGCATCAGTGACATTCTTTTGGATGCAGCAAGCACCGCGACATCTCCGGTACCGCCCATATTTGCCATACACAGACCGGCTGTAATTGCTGCTTCTATTGCATAGAACCCCATCAGGTGTCCAATGATGGCAGCGCCAAGGATAGCGCCAAGCACCGTCGCAAAGACCATCAGGAAGTAGCTCACACTCAGCGAAGCGATGATTTGATTCAAGTCGGTATAAGCGACACCGATACCAACCAATAACGCCGGCGTTAAGTTGTTCACAACAAATTTATACCAGGCATGTGCCGCCTGTTCCATTTCACGTGGAATCACACCTATTACTTTGACAAAAGCGACAAACAGAATCATTAAAGCGTAAGTATGCATGTTGATCACAGAACTTAACATGCTGCCCACGTAGTACATGGTGATAGCCAGCAGCGCACCAATTCCCAGTACATCAATGGTGAGTTTACTTTCCGACTCCTGACTGTCGGATGAATCATTATCATGAGATGAACGAATCAGTTTTCCGTTTCCGGTCAGGGCTGGGTAGATATCACCTAATTTGCTTAAAAGCCCTGCCATAACAATTGCCATCGCATTGCCGATAGCCAGTGCCGGTACCATTTTTGACATCAGTATTTCTGCTGACATATTGGTATTACCTGACATGATTTCTACCAGTGGCACGGCACCTGCGCCCATACCACCACCCATAATCGGTAAGGCGATTAACATGACAGAATCAAAGAAACCTTCGCCAAGTAAGC carries:
- a CDS encoding 2-hydroxycarboxylate transporter family protein — its product is MAHIIFALSAIIILLATIENKMPSGIIGAIGVMAVVGYILNVIGDKTPIINQFFGGGAIVIIFGSSYLFHSNLLPHEIATSITTFVKSGGFLSFFIASLVTGSILGMETDVLKKAALKYIPVIFGGVAMSFLLAGVIGSLLGEGFFDSVMLIALPIMGGGMGAGAVPLVEIMSGNTNMSAEILMSKMVPALAIGNAMAIVMAGLLSKLGDIYPALTGNGKLIRSSHDNDSSDSQESESKLTIDVLGIGALLAITMYYVGSMLSSVINMHTYALMILFVAFVKVIGVIPREMEQAAHAWYKFVVNNLTPALLVGIGVAYTDLNQIIASLSVSYFLMVFATVLGAILGAAIIGHLMGFYAIEAAITAGLCMANMGGTGDVAVLAASKRMSLMPFAQISSRIGGAFMLILATVILSILK